The following nucleotide sequence is from Natronosalvus caseinilyticus.
CCTCCTCGAACCGACGCGGGACACGTTCGCGGTCGAGAACGCGCTGATCGTCGAGATCGAGGCCGCCGATGGAGCGGGAGACGACGAGGGTGAAGACGAGAGCGAGGGCGAGGACGGCGACAGCCACACCGTCACCCTCGGGGGCGAGGGCGCGTTCGTCGAGGACTACGAGACGAAGTCGGTGACCCTCGAGCCGGTGTCGTAAGGGTCGAGATCACTCCTCGAGCACGTTTTGCGACGCGCGCTCGTCGACGTCGACCAGCAGCGCGAAGACGGTGCCGAGGATCGTCCCGAACAGGAGGTGCCCGACGAGGCCGCTGGTCGCGAGTGCGGGGAACTGCGTGGTTTCGCCGGCACCGACGGCACTCAGCCAGACGGGGAGGATGAGCATCGGGAGGACGGCCCACACGGCGAATCCGAAGACGAGTCCGGCAGCGACGAGGCGACCCGTCGGGCCGGTTCGAGCGATTGCGTCCGTCTCGACGTCCGCCCGGAGCAGACCCAGGACGGCCTGGCGAGTAACGACGAACGCGAATATCAGCCCCAGTACTGCCCCGTGTGCGAGCTGAATCGCCCAGCCGATCGTGCCCGCCGCCTCGAGGCCGTACGCCGCCGGAATCGTCGCCTCGATGACGTCGGGGTTGAGGAGCCAGACGAGTAGGCCGAACGCGGCGGCGCCGACGGCGCCGCCAATCGCGCCACCGATGGGCCAGCCGATGTGCCCGCCGATGCCGAACCCGCTGGTCGTGTCAGTGTTCGCACTCATGTCGTATGCTAGCACGGAAGGCGACAAAAGCGAACGGCTGGCGACCGCCCGGTCGTTGAAGTCGGGGTCTACTCCGCGGTCGTGGCCGCTCACGACCTCCCGTCGATTCCCGGTCTGGAAGAGACGACACTCGAGCGAAGCGTTCGATTCACCGAACACGCGGGTTTTTCCGCGAGGCGCGCGAACTGCACGCAATGCCCGAGGAACCGCAGGTCGCCCTCGAACTGCTCGGCTGGCCGCCCAACGGGCCCACGCTCAGGCTTCACCACGAGCGGTTCAGCTACGCGGGCAAGTTCGTGATGTCGTCGACCGGGAAAGCGGTCGCGCGCGCTCGAGCGGACGACGACGAGTACGAGCCCGAAGCCGTCGACGCAGGAATCGAGTCGGCCGATCTCGACTCGAGTGAACGCGCCGAGCTCCCCTACGCGACCGACGTCCTCGCCGCCGTCGCGTTCAACGAGGATCGGACCGACGCCTCGACGCTCTGGCTGCGGTACGTCACCGTCGACCGCGCCCACCGAGGCCGGGGGCTTGGCCCGAAACTCGTCGCCTTCGTCCGCGACGCGGCGCTCGAGCGCGGTTACGATCGACTACAGATCGCCGTCAACAATCCCTACGCGTACGACGCCCTCTGGAAGGCCGACTTCGGGTTCACCGGCGAGACCACCGGCATCGCCGAACTCGTCCTCGAGCATCCGACGCGAGCGACCACGGAGACGTATCGCCGGGGCCTCGAGCGCTTCCTGGAACGCGACCTCTCCGCGGGCGAACGCGCGTTCGTAGAGCACCGACTCGAG
It contains:
- a CDS encoding GNAT family N-acetyltransferase, with protein sequence MPEEPQVALELLGWPPNGPTLRLHHERFSYAGKFVMSSTGKAVARARADDDEYEPEAVDAGIESADLDSSERAELPYATDVLAAVAFNEDRTDASTLWLRYVTVDRAHRGRGLGPKLVAFVRDAALERGYDRLQIAVNNPYAYDALWKADFGFTGETTGIAELVLEHPTRATTETYRRGLERFLERDLSAGERAFVEHRLEEGPPSRIDSP